A genomic segment from Nocardiopsis sp. Huas11 encodes:
- a CDS encoding MinD/ParA family protein — translation MADQEHSGPGGGPEEGPDPTVDERSESLREPSADEPEELGEAATEITRFPEPSTPSPREQWFGGFDGAAPPPPPYARLPESGSGGESASERTPPRTPPWTPPSGSARPHEGAPPPEAGTGVSAPPPTGEDDPVSDPPEEELGAGTVRLLPGPRNRRPVRPTRPTRPGGDAADPLGPRKLRGDSDVPEPEQLPPLETERDEFSGATPAGAEARTDAIHPRVPGGQGSESGGTPPLSPGPAPSTTPDPPPQGPAASSPWAPSAAGRRGGSTAPPPSAPSGPSTAPRWDQGRPSTEPGETSDSLNAATLVRNRRQGPSTGWRKAVHAATLGLVNPGESARVLRRQELVARATTPVASGHHRVAVLSLKGGVGKTTTTVALGATLGSLRGDRVLAVDANPDRGTLSDKVRLETAATIRDLLNERHLVARYADIRGFTSQAPSRLEILASDRDPAVSEAFSDADYREVARIVEHFYSICITDCGTGLLHSAMRGVLGLADQVVLVSSASVDGARSASATLDWLEAHGHGSLVRGAVVVLSMVRSNSKSSVDLGRLEEHFAGRCRAVVRVPWDGHLEEGAEVDLEQLAPATRDAYLQLAASVGEAFGR, via the coding sequence GTGGCAGACCAGGAACACAGCGGTCCGGGCGGCGGTCCCGAAGAGGGGCCCGACCCGACGGTCGATGAGCGCTCCGAGTCACTCCGGGAGCCGTCGGCGGACGAGCCGGAGGAGCTCGGCGAGGCGGCCACCGAGATCACGCGTTTCCCGGAGCCGTCCACGCCGTCGCCCCGGGAGCAGTGGTTCGGCGGTTTCGACGGCGCGGCGCCGCCCCCGCCGCCCTACGCCCGGTTGCCCGAGAGCGGCTCCGGCGGGGAGAGCGCGTCCGAGCGCACTCCGCCGCGGACCCCGCCGTGGACCCCGCCCTCCGGATCGGCCCGGCCGCACGAGGGGGCTCCGCCGCCGGAGGCGGGCACGGGCGTGTCGGCGCCGCCGCCGACGGGGGAGGACGACCCGGTGTCCGACCCTCCGGAGGAGGAGCTGGGCGCCGGCACGGTACGGCTCCTGCCCGGTCCCCGTAACCGGCGGCCCGTCCGCCCCACCCGCCCCACGCGTCCTGGCGGGGACGCAGCGGACCCGCTCGGCCCGAGGAAGCTGCGCGGCGACTCCGACGTGCCCGAACCGGAACAGCTGCCCCCGCTGGAGACCGAGCGGGACGAGTTCTCCGGCGCCACACCGGCGGGCGCCGAAGCGCGCACCGACGCCATCCACCCCCGGGTCCCCGGGGGCCAGGGGTCCGAGTCGGGTGGGACGCCGCCGCTGTCGCCCGGCCCCGCACCCTCCACGACGCCCGACCCGCCGCCGCAGGGTCCGGCCGCGTCGAGCCCGTGGGCGCCCTCGGCCGCCGGCCGGCGCGGCGGCTCCACGGCCCCGCCCCCCTCCGCCCCCAGCGGACCGTCGACGGCCCCCCGGTGGGACCAGGGGCGGCCCTCGACCGAGCCCGGCGAGACCTCGGACTCGCTCAACGCCGCCACCCTGGTCCGCAACCGGCGCCAGGGACCCAGCACCGGCTGGCGCAAGGCCGTGCACGCCGCCACCCTGGGCCTGGTCAACCCGGGGGAGTCGGCGCGGGTGCTGCGTCGCCAGGAACTGGTCGCCCGGGCCACCACACCGGTCGCGTCCGGACACCACCGGGTGGCCGTGCTCAGCCTCAAGGGCGGTGTCGGCAAGACCACCACCACCGTCGCCCTGGGCGCCACGCTCGGTTCGCTGCGCGGCGACCGCGTCCTGGCCGTGGACGCCAACCCCGACCGTGGCACGCTGTCGGACAAGGTGCGCCTGGAGACCGCCGCGACCATCCGCGACCTGCTCAACGAACGGCACCTGGTGGCGCGCTACGCCGACATCCGCGGCTTCACCTCCCAGGCGCCCAGCCGTCTGGAGATCCTGGCCTCGGACCGCGACCCCGCGGTGTCGGAGGCCTTCAGCGACGCCGACTACCGCGAGGTCGCCCGGATCGTCGAGCACTTTTACTCGATCTGCATCACCGACTGCGGCACCGGACTGCTGCACTCGGCGATGCGCGGGGTGCTGGGCCTGGCCGACCAGGTGGTCCTGGTGAGCTCGGCGTCCGTGGACGGCGCGCGCAGCGCCAGTGCCACGCTCGACTGGTTGGAGGCCCACGGCCACGGGTCGCTCGTGCGCGGCGCGGTGGTGGTGCTGTCCATGGTGCGGTCCAACAGCAAGAGCAGTGTGGACCTGGGACGGTTGGAGGAGCACTTCGCCGGGCGGTGCAGGGCCGTGGTGCGGGTCCCGTGGGACGGGCACCTGGAGGAAGGTGCGGAGGTGGACCTGGAACAACTGGCCCCCGCGACCAGGGACGCCTACCTCCAGCTCGCCGCGTCCGTGGGCGAGGCCTTCGGTCGCTGA
- a CDS encoding NAD(P)H-quinone oxidoreductase has translation MYAIRIQEPGGPDVLSWTEVPDPVPAAGEVLVDIAASAANRADIAQRQGNYPPPAGASEYPGLECSGTVAALGPGTEESGWNVGDPVCALLTGGGYAERVAVPVGQLLPVPKGVGLVEAAALPEVACTVWSNLVMVGGLREGETFLVHGGGSGIGTFAIQFARALGARVAATAGSDAKLERCRELGADITINYRTEDFTERVRAEGGADLVLDIMGGSYLDANLRSLSTNGRLVIIGLMGGRKAEADLGRMLAKRLSVHATTLRSRPAAEKAAITAGVLDQVWPLVEKGTIRPVVDREIPLRDAAEAHRVMESSAHTGKILLTR, from the coding sequence ATGTACGCGATCCGTATCCAAGAGCCCGGAGGCCCCGACGTCCTGTCATGGACCGAGGTGCCCGACCCGGTCCCCGCCGCGGGCGAGGTCCTGGTGGACATCGCCGCGAGCGCGGCCAACCGCGCGGACATCGCCCAGCGCCAGGGCAACTACCCGCCCCCCGCCGGCGCTTCCGAGTACCCCGGCCTGGAGTGCTCGGGCACCGTGGCCGCCCTCGGCCCCGGCACTGAGGAGTCCGGCTGGAACGTGGGCGACCCCGTCTGCGCACTGCTGACCGGCGGCGGCTACGCCGAGCGGGTCGCCGTGCCCGTCGGCCAGCTCCTGCCCGTGCCCAAGGGCGTGGGCCTGGTCGAGGCGGCCGCGCTGCCCGAGGTGGCCTGCACCGTCTGGTCCAACCTGGTCATGGTGGGCGGCCTGCGGGAGGGGGAGACCTTCCTGGTGCACGGCGGCGGCAGCGGCATCGGCACGTTCGCCATCCAGTTCGCCCGTGCCCTCGGCGCCCGGGTGGCGGCCACCGCCGGCAGCGACGCCAAGCTGGAGCGCTGCCGCGAACTCGGCGCCGACATCACCATCAACTACCGCACCGAGGACTTCACCGAGCGCGTGCGCGCCGAGGGCGGCGCGGACCTGGTCCTCGACATCATGGGCGGGTCCTACCTGGACGCCAACCTGCGGTCGCTGTCCACGAACGGCCGACTGGTGATCATCGGCCTCATGGGCGGGCGCAAAGCCGAGGCCGACCTCGGGCGCATGCTCGCCAAGCGCCTGTCGGTCCACGCCACCACCCTGCGCTCCCGGCCCGCCGCGGAGAAGGCGGCCATCACCGCGGGAGTACTCGACCAGGTCTGGCCGTTGGTAGAAAAGGGAACCATCCGCCCCGTCGTGGACCGCGAGATACCCCTCAGGGACGCGGCGGAGGCGCATCGAGTCATGGAATCGAGCGCGCACACCGGCAAGATCCTTCTCACCCGCTGA
- a CDS encoding bacterial proteasome activator family protein, protein MSSANDQNEQPQVLVMGSQEHTGEPEEGSEEPRTLADMVEQPAKVMRIGSMIRQLLDEVKAAPLDEASRTRLKEIHTSSIKELEDGLAPELTEELERLTLPFAEGSAPSDAELRIAQAQLVGWLEGLFHGIQTTLFAQQMAARAQLENMRKALPPGVAGLQGQGGLGEEPNAGSGPYL, encoded by the coding sequence ATGAGCAGCGCAAACGACCAGAACGAACAGCCCCAGGTGCTGGTGATGGGGTCACAGGAGCACACCGGCGAACCGGAGGAGGGCTCCGAGGAGCCCCGCACCCTCGCCGACATGGTGGAGCAGCCCGCCAAGGTGATGCGGATCGGCAGCATGATCCGCCAACTCCTGGACGAGGTGAAGGCGGCCCCGCTCGACGAGGCCAGCCGGACCCGGCTCAAGGAGATCCACACGTCCTCCATCAAGGAGCTGGAGGACGGGCTGGCCCCTGAGCTGACCGAGGAGCTGGAGCGTCTCACCCTGCCGTTCGCGGAGGGCTCCGCGCCCAGTGACGCCGAACTGCGCATCGCGCAGGCGCAGCTCGTCGGATGGCTGGAGGGGCTGTTCCACGGCATCCAGACGACGCTGTTCGCCCAGCAGATGGCGGCGCGCGCCCAGCTGGAGAACATGCGCAAGGCGCTGCCGCCCGGCGTGGCCGGCCTCCAGGGCCAGGGCGGCCTCGGGGAGGAGCCGAACGCCGGCTCGGGCCCCTACCTGTAG
- the serS gene encoding serine--tRNA ligase gives MIDLRALRDDPERLRASQRARGEDPSIADRLLELDSGRRAALTRFETLRAEQKSVGKSVSQASPEEREELLTRAKSLSAEVKEAEAEAGRLGDELNAELARVPNLVQEGAPEGGVDDFRVMETVGAPREFDFTPRDHLELGEMLGAIDMERGAKVSGARFYFLTGVGAQLELALLNMAMNQAVQAGFTPMIPPVLVKPETMEGTGFLGEHSDEVYHLPADDLYLVGTSEVPLAGYHSAEILPAETLPNRYLGWSPCFRREAGSYGKDTRGIIRVHQFNKVEMFVYAHPDTADEEHLRLLAWEREMLDKLELPYRVVDIAGGDLGTSAARKYDCEAWVPTQETYREVTSTSNCTDFQARRLNVRFRGEDGKPRFAATLNGTLATTRWIVAILENHQREDGSVVVPEALRPFLGRDVIEPVRPAKKG, from the coding sequence GTGATCGACCTTCGCGCACTCCGAGATGACCCCGAACGACTCCGTGCCTCGCAGCGGGCCCGCGGCGAGGACCCCTCCATCGCCGACCGCCTGCTCGAACTGGACTCCGGCCGCCGCGCCGCGCTGACCCGGTTCGAGACCCTGCGGGCCGAGCAGAAGAGCGTGGGCAAGTCGGTCTCCCAGGCCTCTCCCGAGGAGCGCGAGGAGCTGCTCACCCGGGCCAAGTCGCTGTCCGCCGAGGTCAAGGAGGCCGAGGCGGAGGCGGGCCGGCTGGGCGACGAGCTGAACGCCGAGCTCGCGCGCGTGCCCAACCTCGTGCAGGAGGGCGCCCCCGAGGGCGGTGTCGACGACTTCCGCGTCATGGAGACCGTGGGAGCGCCGCGCGAGTTCGACTTCACCCCGCGCGACCACCTGGAACTGGGCGAGATGCTCGGCGCCATCGACATGGAGCGCGGCGCCAAGGTCTCCGGAGCCCGTTTCTACTTCCTCACCGGTGTGGGCGCGCAGCTGGAGCTGGCGCTGCTCAACATGGCGATGAACCAGGCCGTCCAGGCCGGTTTCACCCCCATGATCCCGCCGGTCCTGGTCAAGCCCGAGACCATGGAGGGCACCGGCTTCCTCGGCGAGCACTCCGACGAGGTCTACCACCTGCCCGCCGACGACCTGTACCTCGTCGGCACCTCCGAGGTGCCGCTGGCCGGGTACCACTCCGCCGAGATCCTGCCCGCCGAGACGCTGCCCAACCGGTACCTCGGCTGGTCGCCGTGCTTCCGCCGGGAGGCCGGCTCCTACGGCAAGGACACCCGCGGCATCATCCGCGTCCACCAGTTCAACAAGGTGGAGATGTTCGTCTACGCCCACCCGGACACCGCCGACGAGGAGCACCTGCGCCTGCTCGCGTGGGAGCGGGAGATGCTGGACAAGCTGGAGCTGCCCTACCGCGTGGTGGACATCGCCGGCGGCGACCTGGGCACGAGCGCCGCCCGCAAGTACGACTGCGAGGCGTGGGTGCCCACCCAGGAGACCTACCGCGAGGTCACCTCCACGTCGAACTGCACGGACTTCCAGGCCCGGCGCCTGAACGTGCGCTTCCGCGGCGAGGACGGCAAGCCCCGCTTCGCCGCCACGCTCAACGGCACGCTGGCCACGACCCGTTGGATCGTGGCGATCCTGGAGAACCACCAGCGCGAGGACGGTTCCGTGGTCGTGCCCGAGGCGCTGCGCCCGTTCCTGGGCCGCGACGTCATCGAGCCGGTCCGCCCCGCCAAGAAGGGCTGA
- the pheA gene encoding prephenate dehydratase: MPNRYAYLGPEGTFTEAAMRDLRPDAPDEARIPCDGVASVFDAVRSGAVEGGVVPLENSVEGGVTATIAELINGEPLLITGQTAVPVEFALFARPGTTLADVKRVATHPHALAQCRGWLAQHLPDADTHTVSSTAAAARTVAEPGAPFDAAICAVFAGERYGLRALASGVGDRSDAATRFIHLSRPGPLPEPTGADLTSVVAFIADDHPGALIEVLNQFAVRGVNLTRLESRPTGDRLGNYCFCIDAEGHVAEARVGEALMGIRRVCRDVRFLGSYPRSGRTEDLDPPLRPRSTTDADFAEAERWLARIRSGQVD, from the coding sequence ATGCCCAACCGTTACGCCTACCTCGGCCCCGAGGGCACCTTCACCGAAGCCGCCATGCGCGATCTGCGCCCGGACGCGCCCGACGAGGCGCGTATCCCGTGTGACGGTGTCGCCTCCGTCTTCGACGCGGTCCGCTCGGGGGCGGTGGAAGGCGGTGTCGTCCCGCTGGAGAACTCGGTCGAGGGCGGGGTGACCGCCACGATCGCCGAACTCATCAACGGCGAGCCGCTGCTCATCACCGGGCAGACGGCCGTGCCGGTGGAGTTCGCGCTCTTCGCCCGCCCGGGCACGACCCTGGCGGACGTCAAGCGGGTGGCGACCCACCCGCACGCCCTCGCCCAGTGCCGGGGCTGGCTCGCCCAGCACCTGCCGGACGCCGACACGCACACCGTGTCCTCCACGGCCGCCGCGGCGCGCACCGTGGCCGAGCCGGGCGCCCCGTTCGACGCCGCGATCTGCGCGGTCTTCGCCGGAGAGCGGTACGGGCTGCGCGCCCTGGCGAGCGGGGTGGGCGACCGGTCCGACGCCGCCACCCGGTTCATCCACCTGTCGCGGCCCGGACCGCTGCCCGAGCCCACGGGCGCCGACCTGACGTCGGTGGTCGCCTTCATCGCCGACGACCACCCCGGCGCCCTGATCGAGGTCCTCAACCAGTTCGCGGTGCGCGGGGTCAACCTCACCCGGTTGGAGTCCCGTCCGACCGGCGACCGGCTGGGCAACTACTGCTTCTGCATCGACGCCGAGGGGCACGTCGCCGAGGCCCGCGTCGGCGAGGCGCTCATGGGCATCCGCCGGGTCTGCCGCGACGTGCGCTTCCTCGGCAGCTATCCGCGCAGCGGCCGCACCGAGGACCTCGACCCGCCGCTGCGCCCCCGCTCGACCACCGACGCCGACTTCGCCGAGGCCGAGCGCTGGCTCGCGCGGATCCGCTCCGGCCAGGTCGACTGA
- a CDS encoding DUF4446 family protein, protein MFTTILASIGMLAGLGGLICGGYALTRARAVTSDSQALADRAAAVGAAGTDPRAVRDVAVLHYDALEEMSGARSFSLAMLNSDGDGVVITSINGRTESRTYAKAVTRGDAETLLSPEEYRVIRSARLGDGVGAGLPVAVPQPRPTPSGDAAKDGGAPDDQRVTVLPGDESSDSTEDAGSAEDADGSATEADASDDAQAPDDKAADGKAADGETADGKAADVKAADGKAADGETADGKAADVKAADGKAADGKAADGKAADGKAADVKAADGKAADVKAADGETADGKAADGGTADVKAADVKAADVKTADDKAADVKTADGENADDADADGETPKETDAGDERPRAGRGARDGVPRPRRGRARGGRPV, encoded by the coding sequence GTGTTCACTACAATCCTGGCTTCGATAGGCATGCTCGCGGGCTTGGGCGGGCTCATCTGCGGCGGATACGCCCTGACCAGGGCCCGTGCGGTCACCAGCGACTCACAGGCGCTCGCCGACCGGGCGGCCGCGGTCGGCGCCGCGGGCACCGATCCGCGCGCGGTCCGTGACGTGGCCGTCCTGCACTATGACGCCCTGGAGGAGATGTCGGGCGCCCGGTCCTTCTCGCTGGCGATGCTCAACAGCGACGGCGACGGGGTGGTCATCACCTCCATCAACGGGCGCACCGAGTCGCGCACCTACGCCAAGGCGGTCACCCGCGGCGACGCCGAGACCCTGCTCAGCCCCGAGGAGTACCGGGTCATCCGGTCCGCGCGCCTGGGTGACGGCGTCGGGGCGGGGCTCCCGGTGGCGGTGCCGCAGCCGCGGCCGACGCCGAGCGGCGACGCGGCGAAGGACGGCGGCGCGCCCGACGACCAGCGGGTCACCGTGCTGCCGGGCGACGAGTCCTCGGACAGCACCGAGGACGCCGGGTCCGCCGAGGACGCCGACGGCTCGGCGACGGAGGCCGACGCCTCCGACGACGCGCAGGCCCCGGACGACAAGGCTGCGGACGGTAAGGCTGCGGATGGCGAGACTGCGGACGGTAAGGCTGCGGACGTCAAGGCTGCGGACGGTAAGGCTGCGGATGGCGAGACTGCGGACGGTAAGGCTGCGGACGTCAAGGCTGCGGACGGTAAGGCTGCGGACGGTAAGGCTGCGGACGGTAAGGCTGCGGACGGTAAGGCTGCGGACGTCAAGGCTGCGGACGGTAAGGCTGCGGACGTCAAGGCTGCGGACGGCGAGACTGCGGACGGTAAGGCTGCGGATGGCGGGACCGCGGACGTCAAGGCCGCGGACGTCAAGGCCGCGGACGTCAAGACTGCGGACGATAAGGCTGCGGACGTCAAGACTGCCGATGGTGAGAACGCGGACGACGCGGACGCCGACGGCGAGACTCCGAAGGAGACCGACGCGGGTGACGAACGCCCACGGGCCGGACGCGGCGCGCGCGACGGCGTGCCCCGTCCCCGTCGCGGCCGCGCCCGCGGCGGCCGACCCGTATAA
- a CDS encoding glycosyltransferase gives MGRGEADVPVQTGIAVIIAAKNEAARIGPTVEEATGLPGVDLVVVVDDGSTDDTAARALDAGARVLKHRRNRGKGAAMQTGAEGVRRIERDEADDGTAVRAPRHLLFLDADLGATAAEAAPLIEPVRQGRADMTIALFPATRLRLGGHGFVVRLARGGVLRATGWEPEQPLNGQRCITRAAFDAATPLARGFGVETGLTIDVLRAGFRVVEVEVPLEHRATGTDLRAQLHRAHQFTDVARALAARELGPTLRHGWDLARGRAVSAPGELSRKIMPMFHGNRSE, from the coding sequence GTGGGTCGAGGGGAGGCCGACGTACCGGTGCAGACGGGTATCGCCGTGATCATCGCGGCCAAGAACGAGGCGGCGCGGATCGGTCCGACCGTCGAGGAGGCCACGGGGCTTCCCGGCGTCGACCTCGTGGTCGTGGTGGACGACGGTTCCACCGACGACACCGCCGCCCGTGCTCTCGACGCGGGCGCACGCGTGCTCAAGCACCGGCGCAACCGTGGCAAGGGCGCGGCCATGCAGACCGGGGCCGAGGGCGTGCGCCGGATCGAGCGGGACGAGGCCGACGACGGCACCGCCGTCCGTGCCCCGCGCCATCTGCTCTTCCTCGACGCCGATCTCGGCGCCACGGCCGCCGAGGCCGCGCCGCTGATCGAGCCCGTCCGCCAGGGGCGGGCCGACATGACGATCGCGCTCTTCCCCGCCACCCGGCTGCGTCTGGGCGGACACGGGTTCGTGGTGCGACTGGCCCGGGGCGGCGTGCTGCGCGCCACGGGATGGGAGCCCGAACAGCCGTTGAACGGGCAGCGCTGCATCACGCGGGCCGCCTTCGACGCCGCCACGCCCCTCGCCCGGGGTTTCGGGGTCGAGACGGGGCTGACCATCGACGTGTTGCGCGCCGGCTTCCGGGTGGTCGAGGTCGAGGTGCCGCTGGAGCACCGCGCCACCGGCACCGATCTGCGCGCACAGCTGCATCGCGCCCACCAGTTCACGGACGTGGCCAGGGCGCTCGCCGCGCGTGAGCTGGGGCCGACCCTGCGGCACGGGTGGGACCTGGCCCGAGGGCGCGCGGTGTCCGCTCCGGGTGAACTGTCCCGAAAAATCATGCCAATGTTCCATGGGAATCGCTCGGAGTAG
- a CDS encoding STAS domain-containing protein: protein MELNISSRSQDDLAVVTVAGEIDLYTAPQLRNELVDALEDGARRLVIDMSRVEFCDSTGISVLLSAMKRSRDKGGDLELVAPKPAVTKVLEVTGLDEVFVIHADLDALPVAAGTGNAP from the coding sequence GTGGAGTTGAACATATCGAGCCGATCTCAGGACGATCTCGCAGTAGTCACCGTGGCCGGTGAGATCGATCTGTACACGGCACCCCAGTTGCGCAACGAGCTCGTCGACGCGTTGGAAGACGGCGCACGACGGCTGGTCATCGACATGTCCCGGGTGGAGTTCTGCGACTCGACGGGTATCAGCGTCCTGTTGTCCGCGATGAAGCGTTCGCGGGACAAGGGCGGCGACCTGGAACTCGTGGCGCCCAAACCGGCGGTCACGAAGGTCCTCGAGGTCACGGGCCTGGACGAGGTGTTCGTCATCCACGCCGACCTCGACGCGCTCCCGGTGGCCGCGGGAACCGGTAACGCGCCGTAG
- a CDS encoding ATP-binding protein has protein sequence MSGVHTACDAGSGRHQVERSVILPYTSASVAGARQRLCSDLRAVEICDGRVDDAALILSELVSNALRHASPLCTPEDPDGSVGVSWRVEIDRGSTGGGWVELAVRDGGSSTMPRVARPSISGLGGRGLGIVQTLSGRWGTEMDATTTTVWAVLDLAAEDVATARGLRAGSMADGGHELAGADVVELRVRVRESAAAWGALL, from the coding sequence GTGTCTGGAGTCCACACCGCATGTGACGCCGGGAGCGGCCGACACCAGGTCGAGCGGAGCGTCATCCTTCCCTACACCTCGGCGAGCGTGGCCGGTGCCCGTCAGCGCCTGTGCAGCGACCTGCGCGCCGTGGAGATCTGCGATGGCCGGGTCGACGACGCCGCGCTCATCCTCAGCGAACTCGTCAGCAACGCCCTGCGCCATGCCAGCCCGCTGTGCACCCCCGAGGACCCCGACGGCAGTGTCGGGGTCTCTTGGCGAGTGGAGATCGATCGCGGGTCCACGGGCGGAGGCTGGGTCGAACTCGCGGTCCGCGACGGCGGCTCCAGCACCATGCCCCGGGTGGCCCGTCCCTCGATCTCCGGCCTGGGCGGCCGCGGCCTGGGCATCGTGCAGACCCTCTCCGGGCGCTGGGGTACCGAGATGGACGCGACCACCACCACCGTGTGGGCGGTGCTGGACCTGGCCGCCGAGGACGTGGCGACCGCGCGGGGTCTGAGGGCCGGGTCCATGGCGGACGGCGGCCACGAGCTCGCGGGAGCCGACGTCGTGGAGCTGCGCGTGCGTGTGCGGGAGAGCGCCGCCGCCTGGGGCGCCCTCCTCTAG
- a CDS encoding PAS domain S-box protein: protein MSSERAPLSADAVLASSADAVVGIDSERRVTVWNPAAERMFGWRENEVLGRELPIIPAELTAEHGAVLEQVRSGSPLAVFTRRVRKDGAVIDVRINTSCARDREGAHIGWVQTLSPWNEVQVQSAAMERARLVRRLTDVVADINADLSLKSVLDRISGSLTELTGADAGGFVLLNEDRVELVSLTDLSENLHGYSAPLETSLFGELLRSGKSVLLANDDTRTLDDLVWADLPGLHTIALCVSNVHGRPYGALYALYSQRRVGHVELELLELLAAHAGVAIGNAMAYEELNLQRVHEQAVSDSSADGIAVLDFGGRVRKWNRSAVELTGYPVEAVEGRHPPFPLPASHGEPVKHQLKDGRWLEILMARIPRTHEWVVDFRDITAQKALETEQEFFLATTGHELRTPITVIQGYATTLMRKWDRLSAEAQREAVGTIAERSATLSALVDRLRLGSDVARGELDVKRVRFDLRELLRRSVTAFTPLSERHDMTLEAEGELTRAVGDPLATGIIMDQLLDNAIKFSPEGGTVRVSARVEGDHVTVLVDDEGLGVVPGDEDRIFDRFVQSGVRGDRRGFGGLGLGLYIVRQLAREQGGEVTAHRRERGTRMRLTLPRHGDGPTGTAAAASEEQAPGRVPGQADGGGGEVSPEPSLPPVPPARVSHRQPPPQETSNSTKAAEALPRQRSGRRGAGRRP, encoded by the coding sequence GTGAGTTCCGAGCGCGCGCCCCTCAGCGCCGATGCCGTGCTGGCCTCATCAGCGGATGCCGTGGTCGGTATCGACAGCGAGCGCCGAGTCACCGTCTGGAATCCGGCGGCCGAGCGCATGTTCGGCTGGCGGGAGAACGAGGTGCTCGGCCGGGAGCTGCCGATCATCCCGGCCGAGCTGACGGCCGAGCACGGCGCGGTGCTCGAACAGGTGCGCTCAGGAAGCCCGCTGGCCGTGTTCACGCGCCGCGTGCGCAAGGACGGCGCCGTCATCGACGTGCGCATCAACACCAGCTGCGCGCGCGATCGCGAGGGCGCGCACATCGGCTGGGTGCAGACGCTCTCCCCGTGGAACGAGGTCCAGGTCCAGTCCGCGGCCATGGAACGGGCGCGGCTGGTGCGGCGCCTCACCGACGTGGTCGCCGACATCAACGCCGACCTGAGCCTGAAGTCGGTGCTGGACCGCATCTCCGGCAGTCTCACGGAACTGACCGGCGCCGACGCCGGCGGCTTCGTGCTGCTCAACGAGGACCGGGTCGAGCTGGTCAGCCTCACCGACCTGTCCGAGAACCTGCACGGGTACAGCGCGCCCCTGGAGACCAGCCTCTTCGGTGAACTGCTGCGCAGCGGCAAGTCGGTGCTGCTGGCCAACGACGACACCCGCACGCTGGACGACCTGGTGTGGGCGGACCTGCCGGGGCTGCACACCATCGCACTGTGCGTGTCCAACGTGCACGGACGGCCCTACGGCGCGCTGTACGCGCTCTACAGCCAGCGCCGGGTGGGCCACGTCGAGCTGGAGCTGCTCGAGCTGCTGGCGGCGCACGCGGGGGTCGCGATCGGCAACGCCATGGCCTACGAGGAGCTCAACCTCCAGCGGGTCCACGAACAGGCGGTGTCGGACTCCAGCGCCGACGGGATCGCCGTGCTCGACTTCGGCGGCCGCGTCCGCAAGTGGAACCGGTCCGCCGTCGAGCTCACCGGGTATCCGGTGGAGGCGGTCGAGGGGCGCCACCCGCCGTTCCCCCTGCCCGCGTCGCACGGGGAGCCGGTCAAGCACCAGCTCAAGGACGGGCGCTGGCTGGAGATCCTCATGGCCCGCATCCCGCGCACGCACGAGTGGGTGGTGGACTTTCGCGACATCACGGCACAGAAGGCGCTGGAGACCGAGCAGGAGTTCTTCCTGGCCACCACGGGGCACGAGCTGCGCACCCCCATCACGGTCATCCAGGGGTACGCGACCACGCTGATGCGCAAGTGGGACCGGCTCTCCGCGGAGGCCCAGCGCGAGGCGGTCGGCACCATCGCCGAGCGGTCGGCCACCCTGTCCGCGCTGGTGGACCGGCTCCGGCTGGGGTCGGACGTGGCGCGCGGCGAGCTGGACGTCAAGCGCGTCCGCTTCGACCTGCGTGAACTCCTGCGCCGGTCGGTGACGGCCTTCACGCCGCTCTCGGAGCGGCACGACATGACCCTGGAGGCCGAGGGCGAGCTCACGCGGGCGGTCGGTGACCCGCTGGCCACGGGCATCATCATGGACCAGCTGCTGGACAACGCCATCAAGTTCTCGCCCGAGGGCGGCACCGTGCGCGTGAGCGCCCGGGTGGAGGGCGATCACGTGACGGTGCTCGTGGACGACGAGGGCCTGGGCGTGGTCCCCGGGGACGAGGACCGCATCTTCGACCGGTTCGTGCAGTCCGGGGTGCGGGGCGACCGGAGGGGTTTCGGCGGTCTCGGCCTGGGCCTGTACATCGTCCGCCAGCTCGCGCGGGAGCAGGGCGGAGAGGTCACGGCGCATCGGCGCGAGCGCGGCACGCGCATGCGTCTGACCCTGCCGCGGCACGGCGACGGGCCGACGGGCACCGCGGCCGCGGCCTCCGAGGAGCAGGCACCCGGCCGCGTGCCGGGGCAGGCGGACGGCGGCGGCGGGGAGGTGTCGCCGGAGCCCTCGTTACCACCGGTGCCACCCGCGCGCGTGTCTCACAGGCAACCTCCGCCCCAAGAAACATCAAACTCCACAAAAGCCGCAGAAGCCTTGCCACGCCAGCGATCCGGACGCCGGGGCGCCGGTCGTCGGCCGTGA